The genome window aaaaaaaaaaaagccgctaAGTTCAAATGCATAGCCCAAGAAACACAGGAAATGAACAGCAGATGGAAACTtgataaaacaaatagaaaaagagaacaataacacTTAAATAAAGTGTAAAAGCGAACATCCAATGCAGTAAAAGCACAAAGCTAAAAAGActcagagagagacgaggaaaaaaacaaaaaaatagactaAAGTTTTACTATAGAAGAACACAGTAATGATCAGGCCGGTagacgaatggaaaaaaaaggaagaaataacagTGGAATAGCCACACTAAAGtgaatgaattaaataaaatgagTAAAAAGAACGCATAACGAGCAACAACTGCGGGGAGTAAAACCAATAAAAGCCCACAGCGAGACGAACAAAAGTAAGAatggacaaaaaagagaaatacagacgtAGTAAAacgcaggggaaaaaaaaataaataaaaggaaccgTAAAAGAAGTCCACTAAGAACAAAACCTGGTAAGATCAGtataagagagaaacataaaagtaAGGAATCCAGTGAATTAAAGTAAAAGCAGTAAAAGATACAGTACGACAAAACACAGTAAGCGGAACAGTTGAATAAGATCAATAGGCTCACTCAAACTACTTTCACCATGCATGATATAACCTATGGAATGTAGCTATGTTGGACGTCTCAACGTCAAGGAGTGATACGAGAGTACGTAATCACGCACGTATGAATCCCACCGAATGCCGTCAAATTATCtgaggtgttcttttgctctgtggctcttggtatatatattagtgtgggttcacagtgtctagatgctatgttgtggtagcgtgaagcatctaggcacaaacaaacaagcaaacaaagggaaaaaaagaaaaaaaaaaagaagaccgagCATAATCTTCACTCCTTGACGTTCAGCCTATGGGTTTTCTTTTATAAGAACTATTTGATGTTTACTTACAATAACCAGAAAAGGTAAAGTCACATCCTTCAGTGCATTTCGAAAACATTCATGTTTcataaaataaatgcaattttttttttaaaaccactccttacgagtgttaatatttaataaaaagtaaagtcattattattaactgatTAAGATTATTTGGAGAATATCTATGTAACACATAAGTAAGAATAAGTCAGCACACAGAACTTAACTTCTCTCGGTTTCGGGGGGCGTGGCCGCTCCACAGCGTTCCAGCTCACACAGGGGTAATGACAcacagggtatctggtccagactgagtatatttcgcgccgtttttggcggtatttatagtgttcgtgacgtcatgaactacgtcacgaactatacatcttttatatttataaaactgtagaTTTTACCCTACAGGCCATTGGCAGGTGAACAGTTCCAGCACCTTGTAGAGAGGTCCCTCGGATGTGATGGGAAGGAGTTCCTTTCAGGTAGAGGCTGGTGCGGCAGATATGGCTGGGTATTCTGCAGTAACTGCGGCTGAGGAGGTAAAGGACGGTCCACTGGCTCAGAAGTTTGAGGTCGGCTGCGAGGAAGAGGCTGCGGAGGTACAGGAGATGAGCTAATGGTGTCCACAACCTGTGCAGTACGAAGGGAGACTCGGGAGGGACGAGAGCCTGCCAGCTCGTTCTCAAGTTCTTGTAACCTCCTTCGGAGCTGATgaatctcctcattcctctcatcTGCCTGCTGAGTGGTGTCGGTAGGTGCAGTGTGTTGCGCGCTTTGGAAGTGACGAGCTTCTTCCAGTTCAACCCGTTGTTGCTGAAGCTGGTGGCGCAACTGCTGGATCTCTTCGCCCCTCTGTGCAGCTAAGGTTTGGTGTTGGTCATCACGCTCAGCACGATCTTCAAGCTGCCTCTGTTCCCTGAGCATCTCCTCTTGGCGCTGGAGTCGGTTCTCAAGCCTGTCGTTTTGCTCCTTGCACCCCTGAACCTCTGCAATTAGGGTGTTGACCCGCTCCATGATCTGGCTGAACATGTCGACTTCAGCTTCCATGACTCGAACTGCCTCACGTACGTCTGGATTAGAACCTCCAGTGACAACCGCCAATTGGAGCTCGGACGAAACTTGGCTTGGAGATGGGTCACGCGAGGTGGGTTGGCTATTGAACTGCAGGTTCCGTCGGCGCTGAAACCTCTCGGACCgcttctgtctctcttgttctctattcaTGCCAGGAGCCACACTGAACACCTAGTTCTGTAGATAAACTGCAACCACAATAAAAGTCACGAACCCTCAGCAAGACCACAAACAACAGACACGAACCCTGAGTAAGAAGCGAGCGGCGGACATCAGAGCAAAGCTGCCAAGAAAACGGGTTAACACACAGGAAGGGTAAATAAAAGAGTCCCTAAGCTACATGAGCCATAATATCTAAATGGGCAAGCCGGCGATTAATTAAGAACATATTAcaaaggtgtaaaaaaaaaaaaaaaaaagattaaaaacaaaatttaaaaatggGTGCCAGGCTTTTGATAATACACAAAAGCAAATCTACCCtgcaaaacgaaaaataaaaacaataaaataatctgTAAAAG of Penaeus chinensis breed Huanghai No. 1 chromosome 37, ASM1920278v2, whole genome shotgun sequence contains these proteins:
- the LOC125045395 gene encoding trichohyalin-like — encoded protein: MSEQLRKKGRSLRGHTLSTVRRKVPTMQDANRRKLYGSRTTKIPHHHISDKRALRQTFYDSHLEKRLQFLLPYLCPLPEQSKFQLLRRRGRRVFSVAPGMNREQERQKRSERFQRRRNLQFNSQPTSRDPSPSQVSSELQLAVVTGGSNPDVREAVRVMEAEVDMFSQIMERVNTLIAEVQGCKEQNDRLENRLQRQEEMLREQRQLEDRAERDDQHQTLAAQRGEEIQQLRHQLQQQRVELEEARHFQSAQHTAPTDTTQQADERNEEIHQLRRRLQELENELAGSRPSRVSLRTAQVVDTISSSPVPPQPLPRSRPQTSEPVDRPLPPQPQLLQNTQPYLPHQPLPERNSFPSHPRDLSTRCWNCSPANGL